A genomic window from Thermococcus nautili includes:
- a CDS encoding SNF7 family protein, with protein sequence MGLLSKFFGPKNPLDVPLKDLLENQMKLEAQIEKIERELRAIEAEIAELFERAKKAKSRSEELTIATKIKTLNKRKKNLQATHAQLNKQLMLVSNLLIIKENEELLKGTPTWEMLRKMSPKELEEKLIEMELDARNFNESLEKMLGMTDRTIGVEDFEADEELEEILSTIRAVKEGELEPEEATKKVVEEETE encoded by the coding sequence ATGGGGCTTCTCTCAAAGTTTTTTGGACCGAAGAACCCTCTAGACGTTCCCCTCAAGGACCTGCTTGAGAACCAGATGAAGCTCGAAGCCCAGATTGAGAAAATCGAGCGCGAGCTCAGGGCGATAGAGGCCGAGATAGCGGAGCTCTTTGAAAGGGCAAAGAAAGCCAAGAGCAGGAGCGAGGAGCTCACGATAGCGACGAAGATAAAGACCCTCAACAAGCGCAAGAAGAACCTCCAGGCAACGCACGCCCAGCTGAACAAGCAGTTGATGCTCGTCAGCAACCTGCTCATCATCAAGGAGAACGAGGAGCTCCTGAAGGGAACGCCAACCTGGGAGATGCTCAGGAAAATGTCTCCGAAGGAGCTTGAGGAGAAGCTAATCGAGATGGAGCTCGACGCCAGGAACTTCAACGAGAGCCTTGAGAAGATGCTCGGCATGACCGACAGGACGATAGGGGTTGAGGACTTTGAGGCCGACGAGGAGCTTGAGGAGATACTGAGCACAATAAGGGCTGTCAAAGAGGGCGAGCTTGAACCAGAAGAGGCCACGAAGAAGGTCGTCGAGGAGGAGACGGAGTGA
- a CDS encoding serine/threonine-protein kinase: MPRRSLEEDFVRRLIISIFLIALLQGFGLLISLFIFLPWIERFLRETGSWKPYPGPEPVPRPMPRKPHSRGPNRGISLTDGLIFEAPKKLIQGAEALIKVGFRNRTGKSLRVSIDLSELALYGKLERRTLDLYLLPGEERSEYVRFVPSKVGKHALTVRVRSGPFMGKKAIEIEITGEKAGGNGLEALLSRYERVELIGEGGFGKVYRALRDGRWVALKVPHVLNERTGKLFLREVSIWRELRHGNIVKLHDANLTPYPYIEMELCDRSLEDLEKPLPAERVAEIAFEVAEGLKYAHSKGIIHRDLKPSNVLLKGSKPKISDWGLAKVLFESGTTTVTAMTPYYASPEQISPSRFGGVDERTDVWQLGVLMYELATGRRPFEGSDFVEVAGRIIMEEPQRPSELNPEAKPLEGVILRCLSKEKERRYGSVEELQRDLSGILGGKYREELKKSVEPSRSAYYAGQLFLLHLRLGDAKEALKYARDLLRYARGREREELERLIEQIELRVEEGLPVPRELVEKGEVVVHGVGGNPSNCSHS, encoded by the coding sequence ATGCCGAGGAGGAGCCTTGAAGAGGACTTCGTTCGGAGGCTCATCATCTCGATTTTCCTGATTGCCCTTCTCCAGGGCTTCGGGTTACTCATATCGCTCTTCATATTCCTGCCGTGGATTGAGAGGTTCCTGAGGGAGACGGGCTCCTGGAAGCCCTATCCCGGGCCCGAACCGGTTCCGAGGCCGATGCCCAGGAAACCGCACAGTAGGGGTCCAAATCGTGGAATCTCCCTTACGGACGGGCTGATTTTTGAGGCGCCGAAAAAGCTAATCCAGGGAGCTGAGGCGCTGATAAAGGTCGGTTTCAGGAACAGGACAGGGAAAAGCCTTCGCGTCTCGATAGACCTGTCGGAGCTGGCCCTCTACGGAAAGCTGGAGAGGAGGACCCTCGACCTGTACCTCCTTCCGGGCGAGGAGAGGAGCGAGTACGTGCGCTTCGTGCCCTCGAAGGTTGGGAAGCACGCGCTTACCGTCCGCGTCCGCTCCGGGCCGTTTATGGGGAAGAAGGCCATTGAAATCGAGATTACCGGAGAAAAAGCCGGGGGCAACGGGTTGGAGGCCCTTCTGTCGAGATACGAGAGGGTCGAGCTAATTGGAGAGGGCGGCTTTGGCAAGGTCTACCGCGCCCTGAGGGACGGCCGGTGGGTCGCGCTCAAGGTTCCCCACGTCCTCAACGAGAGAACCGGAAAGCTCTTCCTGCGCGAGGTTTCCATATGGCGCGAGCTGAGGCACGGCAACATAGTGAAGCTCCACGACGCAAATCTGACGCCTTACCCCTACATAGAGATGGAGCTCTGCGACCGGTCGCTCGAAGACCTGGAGAAGCCCCTTCCGGCGGAGCGCGTGGCCGAGATAGCTTTTGAGGTAGCGGAAGGCCTGAAGTACGCCCACTCGAAGGGTATAATCCACCGCGACCTGAAGCCAAGCAACGTCCTCCTCAAGGGCTCCAAGCCGAAGATAAGCGACTGGGGGCTTGCGAAGGTTCTGTTCGAGAGCGGAACCACGACGGTAACGGCGATGACGCCCTACTACGCCTCGCCCGAGCAGATAAGTCCGTCGCGCTTCGGAGGGGTTGACGAGAGAACCGACGTATGGCAGCTGGGCGTTCTCATGTACGAGCTCGCGACGGGGAGGAGGCCCTTCGAGGGGAGCGACTTCGTCGAGGTCGCCGGGAGGATAATCATGGAGGAGCCGCAGAGGCCGAGCGAGCTTAATCCAGAGGCGAAGCCCCTTGAAGGAGTAATCCTCCGCTGTCTGAGTAAGGAGAAGGAGAGGCGCTACGGAAGCGTTGAAGAGCTCCAGCGGGATTTGTCGGGAATCCTCGGCGGGAAGTACCGGGAAGAGCTCAAGAAGAGCGTCGAGCCCTCGCGCTCGGCCTACTACGCGGGCCAGCTGTTCCTCCTCCACCTGCGGCTCGGGGACGCGAAGGAGGCCCTGAAGTACGCGAGGGACCTGCTGAGGTACGCGAGGGGGAGGGAGAGGGAAGAGCTGGAGAGGCTCATCGAACAGATTGAGCTGAGGGTTGAGGAGGGGCTCCCCGTTCCGAGGGAGCTCGTTGAGAAGGGGGAGGTTGTTGTTCACGGAGTTGGCGGCAATCCGTCCAATTGCTCTCATTCTTGA
- a CDS encoding ATP-binding protein — MPVDLTGPLMASFRRAKKAYEKALAEGDYETARRKALECARILKQLAKHDPYGRSSYLAKARKWEDLAKGLEEGRIPKREVKVTSEGTDEDELRTYVMGLIARSNVKWGDIGGLEDVKRLLMETVVVSALQRPEAVQPWKGVLLFGPPGTGKTLLASAAAGSLNATFFSVKASNVLSKYFGESAKIISALYEVAREKAPSIVFVDEVDALTTRRSGETSEASRRMLSTFLAELDGFQDKGSDVLVLTLAATNTPWDLDEAVLSRFPRRIYVPLPDEKATKEIIKINTRGLDISRLDLDAIAEESVRRLYSGRDIKNLCQEAVWNMIREENRDLHKLAELPYEELKKRSLRTRPLEMRDFEEAFKKIKSPLTRRDVERYEKWAEEFGG; from the coding sequence ATGCCCGTTGATTTGACAGGTCCGCTTATGGCGTCCTTCAGAAGGGCCAAGAAGGCCTACGAAAAGGCCCTAGCCGAGGGCGATTACGAGACCGCCAGGAGAAAGGCCCTTGAGTGCGCGAGGATTCTCAAACAGCTCGCCAAGCACGACCCCTACGGTAGGAGCTCCTACCTGGCAAAGGCAAGAAAGTGGGAAGACCTTGCTAAGGGTCTCGAAGAGGGAAGGATTCCGAAGAGGGAGGTCAAGGTAACCTCGGAGGGAACCGACGAGGATGAGCTAAGAACCTACGTCATGGGACTTATAGCAAGGTCAAACGTCAAATGGGGCGACATTGGAGGCCTTGAGGACGTCAAACGGCTCCTCATGGAAACGGTGGTCGTCTCGGCACTCCAGAGACCGGAAGCGGTTCAGCCCTGGAAGGGGGTTCTCCTCTTCGGCCCGCCGGGAACCGGGAAGACCCTGCTCGCTTCTGCTGCCGCCGGAAGTTTAAACGCAACCTTCTTCTCGGTCAAAGCCAGCAACGTCCTGAGCAAGTACTTCGGCGAGTCCGCGAAGATAATCTCGGCCCTCTACGAGGTCGCCCGCGAGAAAGCCCCGAGCATAGTCTTCGTTGATGAAGTAGATGCCCTCACAACCCGGCGCTCCGGCGAGACGAGCGAGGCCAGCAGGAGGATGCTCTCGACGTTTCTAGCGGAGCTTGACGGCTTTCAGGACAAGGGTAGCGACGTGCTCGTTCTAACCCTCGCGGCAACCAACACCCCCTGGGATTTGGACGAGGCGGTTCTCTCGCGCTTTCCGAGGAGGATTTACGTCCCGCTGCCGGACGAGAAGGCCACGAAGGAGATAATCAAAATCAACACGCGCGGGCTCGACATAAGCAGGCTTGACTTGGACGCAATAGCCGAGGAGAGCGTCAGGCGCCTGTACTCGGGGAGGGACATCAAGAACCTCTGCCAGGAGGCGGTATGGAACATGATTCGCGAGGAGAACAGAGACCTCCACAAGCTCGCCGAGCTCCCCTACGAGGAGCTCAAAAAGCGCTCGCTCAGGACGAGACCGCTTGAGATGAGGGACTTCGAGGAGGCATTCAAGAAAATTAAGAGCCCGCTAACGAGGAGAGATGTCGAGAGGTACGAGAAGTGGGCGGAGGAGTTTGGGGGATGA
- a CDS encoding serine/threonine-protein kinase, translating into MRKVEIAILLVFLLTLNPAFAVTIGIDLFHGENPKGLTPMTYKNQTLAPGMVETLSQYTFVYFGNESYRDELGIRWLGRSITPGLLENVDVLIIGQPTVNLSSAEISAVREWFYSGGKVLWVAGDSDYGNGAKTQEIVNGLLEALGAPLRLDLCSVEDPVSNAGRPYRPIAYDRPSNDTPYRVLLIQGVAYGILAHGPGPVALFANGTWKPLGDENKPSGVYIILRTSKDAQIVENSAPPAKAYRAGETGEFPIVAAWVWSSGNKRSVLIVSGETPVGGYEPMWVSQYYGIKLDGPTFVSNVIHWGVTVASRPPENRSSPSTTFTTAASPTNNQVVQPSSSQPATTSLDGVEKSSPVPALPLALGGILVLLIIGLAFLKGRSGGEKRANLNVPGFPPELLEGYEPLEFLGEGGFAKVFKVKRKKDGKTVALKIPHLTEKSRKSFIREVQAWNMLEHPNIVKLYRAEEKPAPYLEMEFVEGAEVDGKLVRTLEELPKPVDEKTALELIRGIAEGLKHAHSKGITHRDLKPGNILLKADLTPKITDWGLAKIGTHSTTTTSGVTVLYAAPEQLDPETYGRTDPRTDIYQLGLIFYELLTGKLPYGGKGPASVIAKILNPEIKPKPPSAVRPELAKYDGLFEKLLAKRKEDRYESVEEFLEDLKLLERLEGERADLRGQIEELKKTIQVTTDRSEVQRLVRKLVEGLGRNAVLSARLNDKAGLISALEELKEFTREERGEVERAIETVELLLREGLPISRELVERVEVLVDRIKREVER; encoded by the coding sequence ATGAGAAAGGTTGAAATCGCAATTTTGCTCGTCTTCCTTCTCACGTTAAACCCTGCTTTTGCCGTTACAATCGGGATAGACCTCTTCCACGGCGAGAATCCCAAGGGACTCACACCGATGACCTATAAGAATCAGACGCTCGCCCCTGGAATGGTCGAAACGCTCAGCCAGTACACCTTCGTCTACTTTGGAAACGAGAGCTATCGGGACGAGCTGGGAATCCGCTGGCTGGGCAGGTCAATAACCCCGGGCCTGCTGGAAAACGTTGACGTCCTCATAATCGGACAGCCAACGGTCAACCTTTCAAGCGCCGAAATCTCGGCCGTGAGGGAGTGGTTCTATTCGGGAGGAAAGGTTCTGTGGGTTGCCGGTGATTCGGACTACGGAAACGGCGCCAAGACTCAAGAGATAGTGAACGGCCTGCTTGAAGCCCTCGGCGCACCCCTACGCCTTGACCTGTGCTCCGTTGAGGACCCTGTGAGCAACGCGGGAAGACCCTACCGCCCCATAGCCTACGACAGACCGAGCAACGATACCCCTTACAGGGTGCTTTTGATTCAGGGAGTGGCTTATGGCATCCTCGCGCACGGGCCCGGGCCGGTGGCGCTCTTCGCGAACGGCACTTGGAAGCCCCTGGGGGATGAAAACAAGCCTTCGGGGGTTTACATCATACTCCGGACGAGCAAAGATGCCCAAATCGTTGAGAACAGCGCACCCCCCGCGAAGGCTTACAGGGCGGGAGAAACCGGGGAATTCCCGATAGTGGCGGCATGGGTGTGGAGTTCGGGCAACAAACGGAGTGTTCTGATAGTCAGCGGCGAGACGCCCGTTGGGGGCTACGAGCCCATGTGGGTCAGTCAGTACTACGGTATCAAGCTCGACGGGCCAACCTTTGTCTCGAACGTAATCCACTGGGGCGTTACCGTTGCCTCACGTCCCCCTGAAAACAGGAGCTCACCATCAACAACGTTCACGACGGCCGCATCTCCAACGAACAACCAGGTTGTCCAGCCGTCGAGTTCCCAGCCCGCAACAACGAGTTTAGACGGCGTAGAAAAGAGCTCGCCGGTACCGGCCCTTCCTCTCGCACTCGGAGGTATTCTGGTGCTTCTCATCATTGGACTCGCCTTTCTGAAGGGCAGGAGCGGGGGTGAAAAAAGGGCCAACCTCAACGTCCCCGGATTTCCGCCGGAGCTTCTGGAGGGGTATGAGCCCCTTGAGTTCCTCGGGGAGGGCGGCTTCGCCAAGGTCTTCAAGGTCAAGCGCAAAAAGGACGGCAAAACAGTCGCCCTAAAAATCCCGCACCTAACTGAGAAGTCCAGGAAATCCTTCATTAGGGAAGTTCAGGCCTGGAACATGCTGGAGCATCCGAACATAGTAAAGCTCTACCGTGCGGAGGAGAAGCCGGCACCATACCTCGAGATGGAGTTCGTTGAGGGTGCTGAGGTTGATGGGAAGCTCGTTAGAACTCTTGAGGAACTGCCAAAGCCCGTTGATGAGAAAACTGCCCTAGAACTCATCAGAGGCATCGCAGAGGGATTGAAGCACGCGCACTCGAAGGGCATAACCCACAGGGACTTAAAACCCGGAAACATTCTCCTGAAGGCCGACTTAACGCCGAAGATAACCGACTGGGGACTCGCGAAAATCGGAACACATTCAACGACCACCACCTCGGGGGTAACGGTTCTCTACGCCGCGCCGGAGCAGCTTGACCCCGAAACCTACGGGCGCACCGACCCCAGGACTGACATTTACCAGCTCGGCCTCATCTTCTACGAACTCCTGACAGGAAAACTGCCCTACGGGGGGAAGGGCCCCGCAAGTGTAATCGCAAAGATTCTCAACCCAGAAATCAAGCCGAAACCGCCGAGTGCCGTTAGGCCAGAGCTTGCGAAGTACGATGGGCTCTTCGAGAAGTTGCTGGCGAAGAGGAAGGAAGACCGCTACGAAAGCGTCGAGGAGTTTCTGGAGGACCTTAAGCTCTTGGAGAGGCTTGAAGGAGAAAGGGCCGACCTCAGAGGGCAGATTGAGGAGCTCAAGAAAACCATCCAAGTAACGACGGACAGGTCGGAGGTTCAGAGGCTCGTCAGGAAACTCGTTGAAGGACTTGGGAGGAACGCGGTCCTTTCGGCGAGGCTCAACGACAAGGCAGGCCTGATTAGTGCGCTTGAGGAGCTCAAGGAGTTCACTCGGGAAGAAAGGGGAGAGGTTGAGCGGGCGATTGAAACCGTCGAGCTCCTCCTGAGGGAGGGTCTGCCGATTTCTCGGGAACTTGTTGAGAGAGTGGAAGTCCTTGTTGATAGGATTAAACGGGAGGTGGAGAGATGA
- a CDS encoding PP2C family protein-serine/threonine phosphatase: MRLILPENPCVDFSGAGTDFVYGITHVGGRKHNEDGLLIMKLPDGYLLAVADGLGGHNAGEVASRLALETLAEVFGEEYVEGLEEDLLAILLRKAHEIAHSVVRERAKGPLEGMGTTLVSAVVRGRTVIVANTGDSRAYLVSRGRLVARTLDHSPLQELVLMGQVSEEEAMYHPLRNRVSSAIGRRLMVDLYRWEVGANHILLLSTDGLHDYVPKEEILRALTPGKTARDLAKTLVERALPATEDNVTVVVWRW; encoded by the coding sequence ATGAGGCTAATACTGCCCGAAAATCCATGCGTGGACTTCAGCGGGGCCGGAACTGACTTCGTTTACGGAATAACCCACGTTGGAGGACGAAAGCACAATGAGGACGGCCTGCTCATCATGAAGCTCCCCGACGGCTACTTACTTGCCGTTGCGGATGGACTGGGCGGCCACAACGCCGGGGAAGTCGCTTCTAGGCTGGCCCTGGAAACCCTTGCAGAGGTCTTTGGGGAGGAGTACGTTGAAGGCCTTGAAGAAGACCTTCTCGCGATTCTCCTGAGGAAGGCCCACGAGATTGCCCACTCCGTTGTTAGGGAGCGCGCAAAGGGGCCACTTGAGGGAATGGGGACGACCCTCGTCTCGGCCGTAGTTAGGGGAAGAACCGTTATCGTTGCCAACACCGGCGACAGCAGGGCGTACCTGGTTTCCAGGGGGAGGCTCGTCGCGAGGACGCTCGACCACTCACCACTTCAGGAGCTCGTCCTCATGGGGCAGGTAAGTGAGGAGGAAGCCATGTACCATCCACTCAGAAACAGGGTGAGTTCTGCAATTGGGCGGCGTCTGATGGTTGACCTCTACCGCTGGGAGGTGGGGGCCAATCACATCCTCCTTCTCAGCACGGACGGCCTTCACGACTACGTTCCAAAGGAGGAAATCCTGCGGGCGCTCACCCCGGGGAAAACGGCACGTGACCTCGCCAAAACCCTCGTGGAAAGGGCCCTGCCTGCCACTGAAGACAACGTCACGGTGGTGGTGTGGAGATGGTGA
- a CDS encoding PEGA domain-containing protein: MVRRWAVFVAVLLLISLVPLSPTFAQSTQETALRIVYLTAQGSLFTGVFNPSPSGMTDVYTHRIWYFLNDPPYVMGPDGSYHSYRCQLVSVNYNVQVPDDAVIWNDTLGEWTSPYAGRTAKSAVTWKCGLGTWVDGQKITLADYLFAYAMDWDWSHEGGAYYDQSWSASVAGKLQGIYGLEVKAVTSDYVEFTVYQDYAVPYSRWTTAVNYVPYPEFPWQLYYAASELVAKGYGGKVFSWSSKPTNGYQLNLIDGEQMEYISGMLSRLKDEAPIPDPLSELSNVLGKWGLDYYHSGLQDAESGYSALISWISNHKNALVTNGPYYVDDYNPGAMRLVLKLANNRRVGFPDTVNGKTIPWEPYWREIDVYGVLNDYTAILSVAKGEYDLYWFTRPYGTLSSVVQEYGKNINLIKAIPTWWSINLNLAGDPTTGLVETSNGTRFNPFALREVRYAMNWLINRQYIVSQVLQGSGAPLYGPNPTGQVNAHENYVTVAKAMGITPQGDEAYAIKMIDEAMNKASSELSDLGHTLEKRNGVWYFDGEPVTVKVIARVEDKRLDEGKYIAQILQKAGFKVELIQWQRTQANKAVYSSDPTTLQWHVYTEGWLAGEIRDVTSLAQDFWFFDIYVDPNWGSNYHNPVTVRDVLNAIASGDVAKFISELNLKYYNTPDKLKPLLDWTGYDLASLLAYSKWTKNGLTVSMWNIDQFWDLYKLAYALHLYNSPRIYTAELWDFYITNKRVKVGIPDPVTGLGSFLAVRSLEPAETLVSGETTGTGTTTSTPSQVQSDRGTIEVVSAPAGAEVYVDGGYQGIAPINVSVSPGTHRVQLKMPGYEEYSTTVTVDAGKTVVLNVNLEPKSGTLVVDSTPSGASVYVDGTYRGTTPLTVELQPGKHTINVTLEGYKPYMGTVNVPPGETVKITAKLEKKIATGTVWINSQPTGADVYVDGTWRGTTPLTLTLPPGTHTIEIRKEGYQPTRKTVDIAPGEEKKITLTLSVVTSQDTQPKTTSESTPANAVPRKAIAGVLAVFILVGAVFLLKRSRSGGKTQNEPSKGSIEGFPAELLDRYEPLEFLGEGGFAKVFKVKRKKDGKTVALKIPRIDEKTSKTFLREVSTWFQLNHPNVVKLYDADILPVPHLEMEFVEGAKVDGKLVRTLEELPKPVDEKTALKLIRGIAEGLKHAHSKGIVHRDLKPGNILLKSDLTPKITDWGLAKIGTMSSGRSVMGYTPLYAAPEHLMPSKFGNTDHRTDVWQLGTIFYELLTGRVPFEGYTYEEVFGKITDENYLHKPPSEFNPALAKYDGLFEKLLAKRKENRYGSVEEFLRDLEKLEESERRKQELGFQVEELKKTLARSVEALKRSKTAEEIRENSRLVVQTLSKLALAYAELNRKAELLNTLSDLKFYTTQHREELGRAIEALELMIRENLPVREDFVERLKVLLHEIERENGV; the protein is encoded by the coding sequence ATGGTGAGGAGATGGGCAGTATTCGTTGCGGTGTTGCTGTTAATATCACTCGTTCCACTAAGCCCGACTTTCGCCCAGTCCACTCAGGAGACCGCGCTTAGAATCGTGTACTTAACTGCCCAGGGCAGTCTCTTCACGGGCGTCTTCAACCCGTCCCCGAGCGGAATGACCGACGTTTACACCCACCGCATCTGGTACTTCCTCAACGACCCGCCCTACGTGATGGGGCCCGACGGAAGCTATCACAGCTACCGCTGTCAGCTTGTCAGTGTCAATTACAACGTTCAGGTTCCGGACGATGCTGTAATCTGGAACGACACCCTCGGCGAGTGGACCTCCCCTTACGCTGGCAGAACTGCCAAGAGTGCCGTCACCTGGAAGTGTGGCCTTGGAACCTGGGTTGACGGCCAGAAGATAACCCTCGCCGACTACCTCTTCGCCTACGCAATGGACTGGGACTGGAGTCATGAAGGGGGAGCGTACTACGACCAGAGCTGGAGCGCCAGCGTGGCCGGCAAGCTCCAAGGAATCTACGGTCTCGAGGTGAAAGCCGTCACATCCGATTACGTTGAGTTCACGGTCTACCAGGATTACGCAGTTCCATACAGCAGGTGGACCACCGCCGTTAACTACGTTCCCTACCCGGAGTTCCCCTGGCAGCTCTATTATGCAGCCTCCGAGCTCGTGGCAAAGGGATACGGTGGCAAGGTGTTCTCGTGGAGCTCAAAGCCCACCAACGGGTACCAGCTCAACCTGATAGACGGGGAGCAGATGGAGTACATTTCGGGCATGCTCTCAAGGCTAAAGGATGAAGCCCCGATTCCGGACCCCCTGTCGGAGCTTTCAAACGTTCTCGGAAAATGGGGTCTGGACTACTACCACTCCGGCCTTCAGGATGCAGAAAGCGGGTACTCAGCCCTGATAAGCTGGATTTCAAACCACAAAAATGCCCTCGTAACCAACGGGCCGTACTACGTTGATGACTACAACCCCGGTGCAATGAGGCTCGTCCTCAAGCTCGCGAACAACAGAAGGGTTGGATTCCCGGACACCGTTAATGGTAAGACCATCCCCTGGGAGCCGTACTGGAGAGAGATTGACGTTTACGGCGTTCTCAACGACTACACAGCTATCCTCTCCGTTGCTAAAGGCGAGTACGACCTGTACTGGTTCACCAGACCTTATGGTACTTTGTCCAGTGTGGTCCAGGAATACGGCAAGAACATCAACCTAATCAAGGCTATCCCCACTTGGTGGAGCATCAACCTCAACCTCGCAGGAGACCCCACGACAGGCCTCGTGGAAACCTCCAACGGAACCCGCTTCAACCCGTTCGCGCTCCGTGAGGTCAGGTACGCTATGAACTGGCTCATCAACAGGCAGTACATCGTCAGCCAGGTACTCCAGGGAAGCGGAGCACCTCTCTACGGTCCAAACCCTACAGGCCAAGTTAACGCACACGAGAATTACGTAACCGTTGCGAAGGCCATGGGCATAACCCCGCAGGGTGACGAGGCCTACGCCATCAAGATGATTGACGAGGCCATGAACAAGGCATCCTCGGAACTCTCAGACCTAGGACACACCCTTGAGAAGAGGAACGGTGTCTGGTACTTCGACGGCGAGCCGGTTACCGTGAAGGTTATCGCCCGCGTTGAGGACAAGAGACTTGACGAGGGCAAGTACATTGCTCAGATACTCCAGAAGGCGGGCTTTAAAGTGGAGCTCATCCAGTGGCAGAGAACCCAGGCCAACAAAGCAGTTTACAGCAGTGACCCAACCACCCTCCAGTGGCACGTTTACACGGAGGGATGGCTTGCAGGCGAAATTCGAGACGTTACGTCCCTTGCCCAGGACTTCTGGTTCTTCGACATCTACGTTGACCCGAACTGGGGTTCCAACTACCACAACCCGGTAACGGTCAGAGACGTTCTCAACGCTATCGCCAGCGGTGACGTTGCCAAGTTCATCAGCGAACTAAACCTCAAGTACTACAACACTCCAGATAAGCTCAAGCCGCTCCTCGACTGGACCGGCTACGACCTCGCCAGCCTGCTCGCTTACTCGAAGTGGACCAAGAACGGACTAACGGTAAGTATGTGGAACATCGACCAGTTCTGGGACCTCTACAAGCTCGCCTACGCACTCCACCTCTACAACTCCCCCAGAATCTACACGGCCGAGTTGTGGGACTTCTACATCACCAACAAGAGAGTGAAAGTTGGAATCCCCGACCCAGTTACGGGACTTGGAAGCTTCCTTGCCGTCCGTTCACTTGAACCCGCTGAAACATTGGTGTCAGGGGAAACAACGGGAACAGGAACAACGACTTCAACACCCTCACAGGTGCAGAGTGATAGGGGAACAATCGAAGTAGTCTCCGCACCTGCAGGCGCTGAGGTTTACGTTGACGGAGGCTACCAGGGAATAGCGCCAATAAACGTCAGTGTATCCCCTGGGACGCACAGGGTTCAGCTGAAGATGCCCGGCTATGAGGAGTACTCGACGACGGTCACGGTAGATGCTGGAAAAACCGTTGTTCTAAACGTAAACCTGGAACCCAAATCCGGAACCCTAGTAGTTGACTCAACACCTTCGGGAGCCAGCGTTTACGTGGACGGCACCTACCGCGGGACTACTCCCCTGACCGTTGAGCTACAGCCGGGCAAGCATACGATAAACGTGACTCTCGAAGGCTACAAGCCATACATGGGGACAGTCAATGTTCCTCCAGGCGAAACCGTAAAGATAACGGCGAAGCTTGAGAAGAAAATCGCGACGGGGACGGTTTGGATAAATTCCCAGCCCACAGGGGCGGACGTCTACGTTGACGGCACGTGGCGCGGGACAACACCGCTGACGCTCACCCTTCCACCGGGTACCCACACAATAGAAATCCGGAAGGAAGGTTATCAACCGACCAGAAAAACGGTTGACATTGCCCCAGGAGAAGAAAAGAAAATAACGCTAACCCTCTCGGTGGTGACCTCTCAGGATACCCAACCGAAAACGACCAGCGAATCCACGCCGGCCAACGCAGTTCCAAGGAAGGCCATCGCAGGTGTTCTGGCCGTGTTCATCCTTGTTGGGGCGGTGTTCCTTCTCAAGCGCTCGCGCTCTGGAGGAAAGACCCAAAATGAGCCCTCCAAGGGTTCAATTGAGGGCTTCCCGGCCGAGCTCCTAGACAGATACGAGCCCCTTGAGTTCCTCGGAGAGGGCGGTTTTGCCAAAGTCTTCAAGGTCAAACGCAAAAAGGACGGCAAAACAGTCGCCCTAAAAATCCCCAGAATCGACGAGAAAACCAGCAAGACCTTCCTCCGCGAGGTTTCAACGTGGTTCCAGCTCAACCACCCCAACGTCGTCAAGCTCTACGACGCGGACATCTTACCAGTTCCCCACCTTGAGATGGAGTTCGTTGAGGGTGCCAAGGTTGATGGGAAGCTCGTTAGAACGCTTGAAGAACTGCCAAAGCCCGTTGATGAGAAAACTGCCTTAAAACTAATCAGGGGAATAGCGGAAGGCCTAAAACACGCCCACTCGAAAGGCATCGTTCACCGCGACTTAAAGCCCGGAAACATCCTCCTCAAGTCAGACCTAACACCGAAAATAACCGACTGGGGACTCGCGAAAATAGGAACGATGAGCTCGGGAAGGAGCGTGATGGGCTACACCCCACTCTACGCCGCGCCGGAGCACCTGATGCCGAGCAAGTTCGGAAACACCGACCACAGGACAGACGTATGGCAGTTGGGGACGATTTTCTACGAGCTACTGACCGGCAGGGTTCCGTTTGAGGGCTACACCTACGAGGAGGTCTTCGGCAAGATAACTGACGAGAACTACCTCCACAAACCACCCTCAGAGTTCAACCCGGCCCTAGCGAAGTACGATGGGCTCTTCGAGAAGCTGCTGGCGAAGAGGAAGGAAAACCGGTACGGAAGCGTTGAAGAATTCCTGAGGGACCTTGAGAAGCTCGAAGAGAGCGAGAGGCGGAAGCAGGAGCTCGGGTTCCAGGTTGAGGAGCTGAAGAAAACCCTCGCAAGAAGCGTGGAGGCTCTGAAGAGGAGCAAGACCGCCGAGGAAATCAGGGAGAACAGCAGGCTCGTAGTCCAAACTCTCTCGAAGCTCGCTTTAGCCTACGCGGAGCTCAACAGGAAGGCAGAGCTTCTCAACACCCTGAGCGACCTGAAATTCTATACAACCCAGCACAGAGAGGAGCTCGGGAGGGCAATTGAAGCCCTTGAGCTCATGATTAGAGAAAACCTGCCCGTAAGAGAGGACTTCGTTGAAAGGCTCAAGGTGCTCCTTCACGAGATAGAGCGTGAAAACGGGGTGTGA